The Chordicoccus furentiruminis DNA window GCGATCCCGCTTCTGTTTTTTGCGGTGCTCGGCACAGTCAACGCGGTCAATTTTACGGATGGCCTTGACGGACTTGCGAGCTCGGTGACGATTGTGGTGGCACTCTACTTCGCGCTGGTTTCACTGCTTTTAAAGAGCGGAACGGCTCCGGCTCCGGCAGCGGTGATCGGCGCTCTGATGGGCTTTCTTCTCTACAACGCGTATCCTGCGAAGGTTTTTATGGGAGATACCGGATCGCTGGCGCTCGGGGGATTCGTGGCAGGAATGGCATACATTCTCCATATGCCGCTTTACATTCTGATCGTCGGGATCATTTACCTGATCGAAATTCTTTCGGTGATGATACAGGTGACCTATTTCAAGGCGACGCACGGCAAGCGGATCTTCCGCATGACGCCGATTCATCATCATTTTGAGAAATGCAACTGGTCAGAGACACGCATTGTGGCAGTATTCACGGTGATCACGGCCCTCGCCTCCCTGGTCGGACTTCTGGCGCTCTGAAGAATATGTGCTGGTTCGGATCCGGACGGAAAACGAGGCGGACTGATTGAAGGAGGATAGAGACATGGATTTTTCTGGGAAAAAGGTGCTGGTTTACGGTGCGGGGAAAAGCGGGATCGGGGCGGTCAATCTGCTGGTGAAGCTGGGAGCGCATCCGGTGCTCTT harbors:
- the mraY gene encoding phospho-N-acetylmuramoyl-pentapeptide-transferase, which translates into the protein MLDTSTVGAIAAVLASFAVSAILGPFVIPVLRHLKMNQTERTYGMETHLKKAGTPTMGGVLILLAFTVACLLMIFRYPKIGPVLFLTLAFGLIGFVDDYLKVVKHNSDGLIAWQKLLLEFAVTAVFAFYLSRFKDVSFQLRIPFSGGRMADIGVFAIPLLFFAVLGTVNAVNFTDGLDGLASSVTIVVALYFALVSLLLKSGTAPAPAAVIGALMGFLLYNAYPAKVFMGDTGSLALGGFVAGMAYILHMPLYILIVGIIYLIEILSVMIQVTYFKATHGKRIFRMTPIHHHFEKCNWSETRIVAVFTVITALASLVGLLAL